The Bacillota bacterium genome contains a region encoding:
- a CDS encoding DUF2325 domain-containing protein yields the protein MSILIIGGDRLGSILDNLRRLGFKDIRHVSGRKKGDLELKVTQNVDVVLVLTDYVNHGLARKIKGTCRNGPCRTVFARRAWCHIKSEMDRVLCDECCGAGSCPRRAKGA from the coding sequence ATGTCTATTCTGATCATCGGCGGAGACAGGCTGGGCAGCATTTTGGACAACCTGCGCCGTCTCGGATTCAAGGATATCCGGCACGTTTCCGGGCGCAAAAAGGGCGACCTGGAGCTTAAGGTCACCCAAAACGTGGATGTCGTGCTCGTCTTAACGGACTACGTGAACCACGGGCTGGCCCGGAAGATCAAGGGAACCTGCCGGAATGGACCTTGCCGGACCGTCTTCGCGCGTCGTGCCTGGTGCCACATCAAAAGCGAGATGGACCGGGTACTGTGCGATGAGTGCTGCGGTGCCGGAAGCTGTCCCCGCCGCGCCAAGGGAGCCTGA